The following are encoded in a window of Meiothermus sp. CFH 77666 genomic DNA:
- the nuoH gene encoding NADH-quinone oxidoreductase subunit NuoH, giving the protein MVGIKAFLVIFGLLTAFAYMTLIERRLLARIQIRQGPNRVGPDGLLQPLADAIKSIFKEDLVVARADKVVFVLAPMISVTFAVLTFGLIPFGPKDAFFGYDPWVIDLDVGLLYVFAVSEIAIYGIFLAGWASNSKYSLLGSLRSSASLISYELALGISLLAPVLLVGSLNLREIVEWQHQNGWLILYMLPAFAIFLLTSMAEAARTPFDLPEAEQELVSGYNTEYSSIKWALFQMAEYIHLITAAALIPTLFLGGWRMPGFMEQIPLIGGLFALPYVWMFVKIALFLFFFIWVRGTLFRLRYDQLMVFSWGRLFPLALAWFVLAALVVAFKLPVATLGWLSLISLLVFFAYTILTARPKPRVTPRMGAGD; this is encoded by the coding sequence ATGGTCGGCATCAAGGCTTTTCTGGTGATTTTTGGTTTGCTCACCGCATTCGCTTACATGACCCTGATCGAACGTCGCCTCCTGGCCCGTATCCAGATTCGCCAGGGGCCCAACCGGGTCGGGCCGGACGGCCTTTTGCAGCCTTTGGCCGACGCCATCAAATCAATCTTCAAAGAAGACCTGGTGGTGGCCAGGGCCGACAAGGTGGTCTTCGTACTGGCCCCCATGATTTCAGTCACGTTCGCGGTACTCACCTTTGGCCTCATTCCTTTCGGGCCTAAGGACGCCTTTTTTGGCTACGATCCCTGGGTAATTGACCTGGATGTGGGGCTCCTGTACGTTTTTGCCGTTTCTGAGATTGCCATTTACGGCATCTTCCTGGCGGGTTGGGCCTCCAACTCCAAGTACTCCTTGCTGGGTTCACTGCGTTCCTCGGCCTCGCTCATCTCCTACGAGCTGGCCCTGGGCATTAGCTTGCTGGCGCCGGTGTTGCTGGTGGGTTCGCTCAACCTGCGCGAGATTGTCGAGTGGCAGCACCAGAATGGCTGGTTGATTCTGTACATGCTGCCGGCCTTTGCCATTTTCCTGCTAACCAGCATGGCCGAGGCCGCCCGCACCCCATTTGATCTGCCCGAGGCCGAGCAAGAACTGGTTAGCGGCTACAACACCGAGTACAGCTCGATCAAGTGGGCCTTGTTTCAGATGGCCGAGTACATCCACCTCATCACGGCTGCGGCCTTGATTCCCACCCTCTTTTTGGGTGGATGGCGGATGCCAGGCTTCATGGAGCAGATTCCTCTGATTGGTGGGCTGTTTGCTCTGCCTTATGTTTGGATGTTTGTCAAGATTGCGCTCTTCCTCTTCTTTTTCATCTGGGTTCGGGGCACGCTGTTCCGCCTGCGCTACGATCAACTGATGGTTTTTAGCTGGGGCCGGTTGTTCCCGCTGGCGCTGGCCTGGTTCGTGCTGGCCGCGCTGGTGGTGGCTTTCAAGCTGCCCGTTGCCACGTTGGGCTGGCTCTCGCTTATTAGCCTGTTGGTGTTCTTTGCCTACACAATCCTGACAGCCAGACCCAAACCTCGTGTGACCCCCCGCATGGGTGCGGGCGACTAG
- a CDS encoding molybdopterin-dependent oxidoreductase — MAKVTVNDRTVEVPSGTSVMDAIFHAGYDVPLFCAEKHLSPIGACRMCLVRTGSPRKGPDGQFILENGQPKIFWMPKLSAACITAVSDGMVIDTLSDEVKHAQSGMVELTLFNHPLDCPTCDKGGACELQDRSYEYGLVEKFYQPDPMELPLYTRFEMTRRHVDKHHALSPFIVLDRERCIHCKRCVRYFEEIPGDEVLDFIERGVHTFINSEEAGLPSNFTGNIVDICPVGALLDQTARFRARNWEYDSTETTSMDDACGAAITVDTRSGLLERIRAAERREVNEVWISDAARFGHEWVNENRVRSPLVRKDGKLVEATWEEALLAIGKGLAGVDKADIGLYLGGNSTLEEGLAAVELANALGTPHRDFQGRTAYPVSVFSPASFDDLLDAEFVLVLGDPAEEAPTVHLRLSEYSRGLKPAARLNHGTPFADLNIKERMPRLTHKLALFSAYPANTAKWAGASAVHAPGAEAALLSALLDQTEAPAGLSEQVAFVKGRLAASRKIVLILGAGVLNQPEAAMKARQLAERTGARVMCMTPAANGRGLEALGLFPAKGGAGWIETGPKAVYYGYLPTEAQLRAASFRILHLTHRHPLAEKYADVVLPNQTAYEKRGHTVNLEGRVLPLEPAGINNGEADGAVAALGLIAEAAGVKTPFRLVRQATRWLVEKHKLPSAMERWLPKTAGWAASESDATRGQLYLRPSMWRQEQLVGAVARVVEARLEMSPETARANGLADGYMVELETPRGVEKLEVKVAPGLPDGVMYLPALGAWAGRSVEARVLVGGEA; from the coding sequence ATGGCTAAGGTAACTGTCAACGATAGAACCGTCGAGGTGCCGAGTGGCACCTCGGTCATGGATGCCATCTTCCATGCGGGCTACGACGTGCCCCTGTTCTGCGCCGAGAAGCACCTTTCGCCCATTGGAGCCTGCCGGATGTGCCTGGTCAGAACCGGAAGCCCGCGCAAGGGGCCGGACGGCCAGTTCATCCTGGAAAATGGGCAGCCCAAGATTTTCTGGATGCCCAAGTTGTCGGCGGCCTGCATCACGGCGGTCAGCGATGGCATGGTAATCGATACCCTTTCGGACGAGGTGAAACACGCCCAGTCGGGGATGGTCGAACTCACGCTTTTTAATCACCCGCTCGACTGCCCCACCTGCGACAAGGGCGGGGCCTGTGAGCTGCAAGACCGCAGCTACGAGTACGGCCTGGTGGAAAAGTTCTACCAGCCCGACCCGATGGAGCTGCCCCTCTACACCCGCTTCGAGATGACCCGGCGGCACGTGGACAAGCACCACGCCCTTTCGCCCTTCATCGTGCTGGATCGCGAGCGCTGCATTCACTGCAAGCGCTGCGTGCGCTACTTCGAGGAGATTCCGGGCGACGAAGTGCTGGATTTTATCGAGCGGGGGGTACACACCTTCATTAACAGTGAAGAGGCGGGCCTGCCCTCTAACTTCACCGGCAACATTGTGGATATTTGCCCGGTGGGGGCTTTGCTGGATCAGACCGCCCGTTTTCGGGCCCGCAACTGGGAGTACGACTCCACCGAGACCACCTCGATGGACGATGCCTGTGGGGCGGCCATCACGGTAGATACCCGCAGTGGGCTTCTGGAGCGTATTCGAGCGGCTGAGCGCCGCGAGGTGAACGAGGTCTGGATTTCCGACGCTGCCCGCTTTGGTCACGAATGGGTCAACGAGAACCGGGTGCGCTCCCCACTGGTGCGCAAAGATGGAAAACTGGTGGAAGCCACCTGGGAAGAAGCCCTGCTGGCGATTGGGAAGGGCCTGGCGGGGGTTGATAAAGCCGATATCGGCCTGTACCTGGGGGGTAACAGCACCCTCGAGGAGGGCCTGGCGGCGGTAGAGCTGGCGAATGCCCTGGGAACCCCTCACCGCGACTTTCAGGGCCGCACCGCCTACCCCGTCTCGGTCTTCTCACCAGCCAGCTTTGATGACCTGCTAGACGCCGAGTTTGTGCTGGTGCTGGGCGACCCCGCCGAAGAAGCCCCCACCGTGCACCTGCGGCTCTCGGAATATAGCCGTGGCCTGAAGCCTGCTGCCAGGCTGAACCACGGCACACCCTTCGCCGACCTCAACATCAAGGAGCGGATGCCGCGCCTAACCCACAAGCTGGCCCTATTCAGCGCCTACCCGGCCAACACCGCAAAATGGGCGGGGGCCAGCGCCGTGCATGCGCCAGGGGCCGAGGCGGCCTTGCTGTCGGCTTTGCTGGATCAGACAGAAGCTCCTGCTGGGTTGAGTGAGCAGGTGGCCTTTGTGAAAGGCAGATTGGCAGCCAGTCGGAAGATTGTCCTGATTCTGGGCGCAGGGGTGCTCAACCAGCCGGAAGCGGCCATGAAGGCCAGGCAACTGGCCGAGCGCACCGGCGCTCGGGTCATGTGCATGACACCGGCGGCCAACGGCCGGGGCCTCGAGGCTTTGGGATTGTTCCCGGCCAAAGGGGGTGCGGGTTGGATCGAGACGGGGCCCAAAGCGGTCTACTACGGTTACCTGCCCACCGAAGCCCAGCTCAGGGCGGCTTCCTTCCGCATCCTGCACCTGACCCACCGGCACCCGCTGGCCGAGAAGTATGCCGATGTGGTGCTGCCCAACCAGACCGCTTATGAAAAACGGGGTCACACGGTAAACCTGGAAGGCCGGGTGTTGCCTCTGGAGCCTGCAGGCATCAACAATGGTGAAGCCGATGGCGCAGTAGCGGCCCTGGGCTTGATTGCCGAGGCCGCCGGAGTGAAGACGCCCTTCCGGCTGGTGCGACAGGCTACCCGCTGGCTGGTTGAAAAGCACAAACTACCTTCGGCGATGGAGCGCTGGCTGCCCAAGACGGCGGGCTGGGCGGCCTCGGAGTCGGACGCCACCAGAGGCCAGCTTTACCTGCGCCCCAGCATGTGGCGGCAGGAGCAGCTGGTTGGGGCGGTGGCCAGGGTGGTGGAGGCCAGGCTGGAGATGAGTCCGGAGACGGCCAGGGCCAATGGTCTTGCCGATGGTTACATGGTTGAGCTGGAGACACCGAGGGGAGTCGAGAAACTCGAGGTCAAGGTGGCGCCCGGCCTCCCCGATGGGGTGATGTATCTGCCGGCGCTGGGCGCCTGGGCGGGCCGCAGCGTGGAGGCCCGGGTACTGGTGGGAGGTGAAGCATGA